Part of the Sphaerodactylus townsendi isolate TG3544 linkage group LG10, MPM_Stown_v2.3, whole genome shotgun sequence genome is shown below.
ATCATTTGCTTacctcaaattgttaatgttccttccatcaattttcacttcatcttcatctaaatctaatccaaggTTCCTTATGATATTATTCATAATGAATAAATGTTCCCAAATGTGAACTGGTTAATATTATTAACAGTTGAATGGCACTCTGCTTTCTAACAAGGCCATGATAAATCCATAGAGGCATTATTCAGAATGCATCCTTCTAAAGCTACAGTTCCAATGTTATTCCCTCAGGTGGACTACAATTATCAGTCTGCAAAAATCACTCTACTTTCTCTCCCAAATAATCCACTCCTGGGTTATCCGTATCTATCAGTTGGCAACTCCTATTATAAAATTCCTCTCCTTGTGCTTGCAAGTGAACTCCTAATTGTTTGTTAGTAAAAGAAGAGATAGGTTCTATTTTTACTCTACTTTTATTACCCTCTGTAATGACAAAAACAGAAATGAACTACGGTTACCAGTGTTTGAATTAAGGAAGATGAAGAGCTGGTGATGTTTTCCTTtgactccttttcttttttgaaaaactgaaaacaaatggACTTGAACAAGGATAAACATACTTATTCTAGGACTTGTGGCTCTACGGTTTGAATACTAACAGTTATGCTATTTGCAGTCTcattcaaaaagttttttttttaataatcctGGAGAATTTCGTTTTTCTGCTTGTGGCTGCTCCAATGTAAACATTGAATACACACGTCTGAATATTTGCAATGAAACTAGCAACACTATATCTGTagtcctaaggacactttcctagGAAGCTCCATTGAATTAAACTGGGCCTTACTTCTGAGAAGATCTGTTCAAGATTGCTCATAAAAATAGGTGGTATAGTATATGTAGCTTGCACTGCTTAGCCACCTCAATCAAATCACAAAGAATATGTGACCGTTATCTTTAGCAAAAGACATCTTCCTTTCTGTTGTGAAGCTATAATATCCTCTCAGAAATCATACAGGTCATGAAGCGGGCCGCCACTGCGAACGctcagggttactatgcagagtgaggcaactggcaaaccacatctcaatgcctgaaaaccctacagaatctCATAAatcagctctgacttgacagcagtttctACCAAATGGGAGGCTGACAGGCCTGACCCATGGGTCATGAGGCAGAGAGAAAATAATCTTTAGAAGATTCACTGAAATGAAACAGAGCACTGTGCTCTAGTGTGGCTCTCACTCATTTCAGTGGAACTTGCAAAGGATGATTACCTAGTACACTTGAGTCCCATTTTAATTAGTAtatttgagggggggagggaataaaCATTTGAACTTTTAGCATCAGGTGAGAAGATGTCtcagacctcctcctcctccttcttcttagcaGCTTTGTCCCACTAACGCAGGGTCCACTGCTGTGATGCAATAGCTTAAATCTGTAGGTGCAGAAGGTTTAGACAGGTCCTAGTAATTCACTTGCACAAGATATATATAATTGTTGATCTTTTATGCCGAGAACACACAGACATCTTCCTTCCTTTTGTGAAGCTATAACATCctctcagaaaccacacaggggtttttttgctgaagGAGGGGGGCATCTTCTCTTCCCACTCTCAAATCCCTGATAATAACTATTGTTGTTCAATGCCCTTAATCTATGGAAGGAGACCGTAACACATCACAGTAACCCACTGAATTGTGCCTGCCTCGTGAGTAATGAATAGGGACATCTGCCCAGCTCATTTTGCTGACATAATTATTTTTGTCTGGGTgagcacctcccccaccccccaaaaaccctgAACTGCCCATTGCAGGAAGGAGCACTTATCTATGTTCCTGCTGTGAGCACCTAATGTGTTTTATGCTCAGGGCGAAATTTCCATACATTTCTTTCAGCTGGTAATTGTGCTTTAAGTAATAGTGGATGGAAGTAAGGATTAGTTGTGCTCGTTGCAAGGGAATTATTTTTGACACTTATTCTGTATAAGAGAAACTATGTCTGTTTGCACTGGCCAGACTACTAAACACAGCCTactaaaaactaaataaaataaatgcaaacaagTATTACataatttgcaaaataaaaagcatttccccccccccaaaaggggtagTAAGATTATATTGCTGGTGTTTGTATTTAAAGACCTATcttaatttatttcctttttaaaaattctgtcagTCATGTGTAATTCATCATAAGGAGGTAAACTACATTAAGACATACGCTATTTTTTTCTGTGCACACTATCCACTGTACAGCCCCTTTTCTAAAATAACAACTTTTTAACagtcccaggggaaaaaaaggcttCTACAGAAAACCTGCACATGAAATCAGCTTAAGTCTGTCTTAATTTCTGTTATTCGGTGCTCAATGTCTGAAAAAGAAGGTAAATTCATTATGATGGGTAAATGCTCATcttctgaaaaaataaatatgaaaagaaaTTAAATGGTGGGGGTAGGAGCGCATGTAATTTGCCATTCATAATGTTACTCCTGTGTATGGGCATAATGGCTTCTCTAACAGCGCACTCTCTGAGAAGATTTACTCCATCCTCAGCCCACTGAAAACCTTACCGTGCTGTCATAAGTcctctgtaacttgacagcactttcaccCCCATTTCTTGGAAGGGAATAACTCTGTTGAGGAGGACTCGTCAGTCGTAAAGTTGTCAGTCACAAAGTGCTTCTTGCAGGACCGCCACCAATTTCGGCGGACATTCTGTCAGAGAGGACCTTAATGGGTTTTGTCCCCGTGCCGTCTGCAGAAATGTAGCATCCCTGGCTTGCAACTGTCTGTGACACAGCACAGAAGGAAtaacggccccccccccccccccgagtttaaAATGGGTCCAGTTAAAATAAGGGAGCGACATTCTTGCACCTGAAGCGCTGCCTTTGGATGACAAGCCTGGAAAGGTCTTGAATACAGGAATAATTGGGACATGAGATGCTGCTGGACAACAACCCTGGCAGGATTTGAAGGGATGAAGTCGCGCGGGGTGCTGGTGGGGAGAAGCCACCTCCCtcggagcctccccccccccccgcaacatcgCCTGAGTGACTCTGAAGGTCCCTGTGCTGAGTTGCTGAAGGGAAGGGGAACGAGGCTCTTGGGCGGCCTGAGGGAGGCGACTCGGGTCTCCCCTCGCTCGCGCGCACAGGGAGATGTGCTTTCTTTTGGGAGAGGCCGCCTGGCGGTCCTCCGCGTCCCCTCCTCAGAAGGCGCCATTGAAGCCGGAGACTTGCAAGCTCCTTGCAAGGCGCGCGAGGAGAGGCTGAGGCGAGGGGCTGCTgccggtggaggaggaggagggggccgaGGCGAGGCGCTGAGGAGGGGCTGGGCGACGCTGCGCTTAGTGGCACCGCCGGGTCTCTCCTTGGGGGCGCGCTCTGCTCTGCTCCGGTCCGGCGCGCCACAGCCAGAGGTGCGGCCATGAACAGCTcctgggcggcggcggcggcggcgggggcctCGGACGGCGCGGCCAGCCCCAGCCCCCCCGCAGCGGCGCCCGGGCCGGGGGGCGCGGGGGTCCCGCCGCCGTTCTGGGACAGCGCGCTGAACCAGGGGCTGAGCGTGTTCGTGGCGCTGGCGCTGGGCGCCACCATGCTGGGCTTGGGCTGCACGGTGGAGGTGAGCCAGCTGGGCGCGCAGCTGCGACGGCCCGTGGGGCTGCTGCTGGCGCTGCTGTGCCAGTTCGGCCTCATGCCGCTGGTGGCTTTCCTGCTGGCGCTCGTCTTCGCCCTCGACGAGGTGGCCGCCGTGGCCGTCCTGCTGTGCGGCTGCTGCCCGGGAGGGAACCTCTCCAACATCATGTCGCTCCTGGTCGACGGCGACATGAACCTCAGGtacccggcggcggcggcggcggcggcgggcaggcGAAAGCGGCCGGGCGCGGGGAGGTGGGCGGGCGCGGACGGCAGCGGagcgcagcagcaggccagcagaAGGGACTCCGCGCTCGGACGCCGCACAGAGCCGGCTGTCGGGCTCCAGTTGAGCTTCCCTGCAGGCGGAAGTTCGACAGGCGCCCCTTAAGGAGACGCACCCGTGGAACTGCAGCCGCACGCGGGCAGGGGGAGAGCGCCTGCCGTGAAAAATCGCCGGGTCGACCTGTTGCAGCGGGAGAGGCGCTTTCTGATGCGGCGCTTTCTTCCGTTCCCTTTACTCCAGCATCGGGCGTGGGTGGGCGAGGGGGGGCCTTCTGCCGCCGAGGCAATGAGGGCTCACCCCCTTTGGggtaggagaaagaaaaaaacagaccaGCAGCGGGGCATCCCGAGCACGTCCGCGCAAACGCGCAACCCAGTCCGAGCAAGAAAAACGCACCGCCAGGCGCCACCGGTACCCGACTAGTTAGAAACTAGTtagaggggggaagggacggTTGCTGCTGGGGCATTTGTCTAGCTCTCTGCAAGCTGAAACGAGCGTCTTGAGGCAAGCGCAGTTGCTTTTCTGTCACAACTGGGTGTTCCCGATCACTGACACTGCCTCTCCAGGATGGAGCTAGCTGCATCTGCTGAATGTCTGCCTgtcactcccaccccacccccccccccactcactcatTCACTCAAAAGAATCCCCAGCTTCCCCGGCTTTGTAAACCCCGCTCTCTGCCGGCGGACAATAGGCGCAGCTCTGGAGCGGAGCCATGTGCTAGCACATACTTTGGGATGTTGCCCTCCTTCCTTTGTCAAGGGTGGTCCCCCGCTGTCGCCATTCACTTCTGCAAGATCGTCCAAGGGGTGGCAGACAGACGAGGTCTTGGCCAAAGGAGAGGCAGGAAGCCCGGGGGCTGGTGTGATTCTTTAGGGGCATCTGACTACCTGGCACACTTTCTGTTGGCATCAGAGCTGGAAGCATTAGTTTGTATGACCAGTGGATTTGGGGGgatgcaaatgggggggggggagcagcgagCCCAAGCAGAGGACAAGAAAACCAGATTGCGCCAATGATTTCTGCCCATTACAAGGGAGGTGGAGGTTCCTGAAGCCGCTATTATCCACAACTGCACTCACAAAATGTGCACACACACGGAATGCAAATGGGGGGATTATTTGGCTAggcgcagtggtggcaaacctatgacactccagatgttcatggactacaattcccaattggccatgctggcaggggctgatgggaattgtagtccatgaacatctggagtgccataggtccaccaccacggggctagggggtgggggagaggcagatGTTTACATCCAAACTGCTAGCGAGGCCCAATCACAGACTGAGCAGGATGGGGATGGATTGGTGATGAAGTCGAATGAAGCTGTGCATCTTCAGCCTTGGGGGCTCTGATgactttctccccccacccccacccccaccccctgcagcatCATCATGACCACGTCATCCACCCTGCTGGCTCTGCTCTTGATGCCTCTTTGCCTGTGGCTCTACAGCCGCGCCTGGATCAACACACCGCTGGTGCGCCTCTTGCCCCTGGGCGCCGTCAGCCTGACCTTGTGCAGCACACTGCTCCCCATCGGCCTCGGGGTGCTCATCCGCTACAGATACCCCCGGCTGGCAGACATCCTGCTGAAGGTAAGCCTGGACGCCTGCCTTCTCTGCTTAGACACAAGGGGGCGCACATCTAAGCCAGCTGCGACAGCAGGAAAGGCCTGGCCTTCCTGGGATCTTGCACTGGGCCTAGCAAAATGGTCCTGGGCTGGAATGATGCTTTTCTGTGGCCCACCCAGGGGCTCCGCAACAAAACCAGCCTCCTGCAACTGAGAAGAAAATAGAGGGCAAGAACTCCTCAGGGCTAATCCTCTTGGCAGTTATCCCAAGCAACAGAGGTGTCGTGAATGGGAACCATAAGGCCCCCACTCAAATATCATTTACTCCTCTTTCTCTGACTAATGCAACTTATTCTGATGGAGCAATGGCAGAACATATGCTTTGAATGTAGAATGTCTCAGTTTCAGTCCACAAAATGGTGGTGATTTTAATTATCTCTGTAGCAGGGCTGGGAAACATTTCTTGGGGAACAGTAGACTGCTGTTTGGATGGGTCACAGGAGTGACTCAGTTTAAGGCCTATGGTAACCACAACAAAATTGACTCCGGAGAAGTACAACAGCCATTTTTGTTACCAGCCCCACCCAAGTAAACAATGCTCAGAACACAAATGAGCAACAGCAGGTGGGTGGGAGCCCTGCTTAAATTCAGCTTAAGGTATGCAAAAGTATAAGAATCAAGAAACAAAAGATTAGTTAACTGTTAggaacgtttggaacaagatctaccagacctcggccacacagcccagaaaacctaaagtgtcaaaggctttcacggctggattcaactggttctggtgggttttccaggctgtgtggccatggtctggtagatcttgttcctaacgtttcacctgcatctgtggctggcatcttcagaggtgtatcacagagggaaatcacaGTGTGTAACcatcagccatagatgcaggcgaaacgttaggaacaaaatctaccagacctcggccacacagcccagaaaacctaaaACAACCAAACGATTAGTTAACTGCAGACATCACAATACATGTAAAATATAAAGTTGGGTAAATCTCCATGCCAATACCTGCTGGTCTTTAAGCTGAATGTTGcagtcaaacaggggtgtgtgctGGCCCCGCACCTATTTAACttatatataaatgacctgcaaGATCATCTCAACACGGTAGAAGGACATCCACCGAAAGCAGGAGGCCatcctattccattgctactgtatGCTGACGATACTGCTATTATATCGCAAACCAGAGTCGGCcttatgagatatttaaaagcattcttcaactACTGTGATATAAACGAACTGAAGGTTAACTACGtaaaatccaaaatagtagttttctcaactcgctggaaacagatgacatggaaaatcaataacatccatcttaatcaggtcaaatcttttaaatatttaggcctaaatttccaatataatttccagtggtcactacaaagatcttgctccataacttccgggaaaaggctgctatcaggtatcgcccaattctattacgggaagggttttcaatccatcattgctgccctgaagattttccaagcaaaggtgattccaaagactctttacgggatccccatatggatcaatgatttcaactcagaaattgatctaatccaagcatcatttctgagaagagtaatgggagtccccaatagtatcaccttcactactctgtgtcttgaatgtggactatccacagtcgaaaccctagcttggattttcacaataaaattctggctcaagatccactttagatccaaggatgacgacattaccgtacacctacttaaagataattacgtctccaaatggtccaaggcaattaccaacaaaattaggagcattggaatagatctaactgtccttcaaaacagcaatgagaactttatcttctgccaaatcaaagacagactgaaagaccatgaacgccaggctttctattcatccaaaattccagtctgttctcctcgagctttgggcatccttcccaagtatggagttttagccaattacctagcagctactttaccagttgcccaccgtcgggcatttatgttagccagattcaacagtcttccttcagcctctaccaacggaaggtatcaccaaattccaaaacaacaaagacactgtcgctgtggctccattgactttcttacccatgtcctcctagagtgtcaaataaatgcagatgcgcgtctcagattaattcaccctttactagtggcgaggaaaatttctaactctactgttgccatacgttttcttcttggagattacaatgctcatacaacacgtatggtagctctatacctgacaaccattttaaagtgctaatttattctcattttattacttttaactgtattttttaaatatatacatatattataccagtacactaaaacaaattggttttttattatttggcacagaatcaaatttttaaatataaaatatgatacataaaacaaacgtagaacttcttataaaagataggtatcgtctccaatctgtctaatctgcatggtaggatacctattgctgtatcattttgcttttaacttgctaaacagatctatttttattgcaattttatattggattgtatttttgcgctgatgtgtaggggtatttgttgtcatttgctctggctgtttcttttaaaaaaaggaatctgaagtgatttgagccccttggggtcaaccgtcaggttatgtggtctgtttccttgctgctgaactatacttgagactgaagaatgtgtctgtgtaaatcttgatctatttatgcctattaaaggttaataaagataaagataaagctgAATGTTgccattgaaacaaaaataatcagGAGTGGAAATGAAATAAGGAAAATTTGGTCTTGCTCTTGGCACAAGTTTTCCAATACCACATCTATTATTTAGGATATTATTAATTATCAGTTTAGTGCTATCAATATACACTGCATTTTACTGAGTGAAAGGCAGACTCCTGCTCCAGAGAGTATgacataaataaattatatatcaTCTTGCCATTTATTGGCAAGCAAAGGGATGGCCAGAAGTTTAGGTTGCTTTCTTGTAAAGTAACAGAAGTGGTGGGCTTTTCACAGCTACATAACAGACAAACATCAGCCAGCGAAGCTTTCCCCAGTGCATTAAATGCATGGAGTCTTAGTAATTGTTTAAAGTGACCCTCCCCCTTTAAAGTTTGTTTCATCCTCCATAAACTCCAGCAGCAAGTACCCAAAACTCAACATTACCAGTGCATGAATATACCAAAAGCTCTCCTGTGTTTTGAGATGGCTATAAGAAGGCAGGGTAAAACGGGTCAACATTAGAACAGaggtattagtattattattactgttgtgtAGGGGGTtggatgacccttgaggtctttttcagctctgtgtttctatgattctactacttctactactataGCACCTTTGCATTGAATGGTTGCTATACTAGCTAAGTTAATTGTAGATATCAGATTTTATCCAGCCACATTTTTCATTCAATGTTACCTAGTTCccctccttactatgacctgttTCATGTCCATATGAGTACCTTGTCTCCTCACACAGTCTTTGTGGTGGTCAAAGGGGATTCTCTGTCCATTTTTCAACAGGGAGACAGCTGGCTGGAACCAATAGATCAACTAGTGGACAATTATATCTGTGTTAGGCTCTTATGGACAGCTAGCTccattaaaatatacaatataaaaagAGAAACAACTTAAATCAAAAGCAGTcaaccaaaataaaattgaaatggcAGCAGGTTCTACCAATCACCTGTCTAAACAGGAAGGATCTAACCCACCTTCAAAGCATCAAGACAGCAGGCTGAGCCAAGGTTCTACTAAAAAGCTCCTCACAATAGGAAGTCTTTTTATTTGAAgcattcaaataaataaagagggAGGTCAACCACTACTTGAATTCCACAGGTGCAGTACCTGGTCAGGTGCAATGCTTTCCTGAAATGGCCAGCCAGGATTGCAGAAGGCATTTGTTTGCTATGATCCTGGCCTCTCTTTTTGGTGTTCATTATTCatttgcggggcgggggggggggggatcgttgCACGTGTATCATCAATAGGATAAATGCATCCGTATTCCAAAAACCCATTTGTCTGCTTCTCTCGTTACCAGGTTTCCCTGTGGTCTCTCCTACTGACCTTGGTGATCCTTTTCATCCTCACGGGTACCATGCTGGGTCCTGAACTGCTGGCCACTATCCCCGCCACCGTCTACGTGGTAGCTGTGTTGATGCCCTTGGCAGGTTATGGTTGTGGCTACGGCGTAGCGACGTTATTCCACTTGCCGCCCCACTGCAAGAGGACAGTGTCCCTAGAGACAGGCTGTCAGAATGTACAGCTCTGCACTGCTATACTCAAGCTGACTTTCCCCCCACAGCTCATCGGGAGCATGTACATGTTCCCTTTGCTCTATGCCCTCTTCCAAGCTGCCGAAGCTGGCCTGATCGTGTTAGCCTACAAGATATATGGCAAGGATTTCTACAAGCAAGATACTCtaggtggggaagaagaagataCTGACATTTCTTACAAGAAACTCAAGGAAGAGGAAGTGGTGGATACCTCTTATGGCACAGTGACTGCTGAGAACCGTGGCTCAGTGCACATGGAGTCCACGCAGACTGCTCTCTAGG
Proteins encoded:
- the SLC10A4 gene encoding sodium/bile acid cotransporter 4 — translated: MNSSWAAAAAAGASDGAASPSPPAAAPGPGGAGVPPPFWDSALNQGLSVFVALALGATMLGLGCTVEVSQLGAQLRRPVGLLLALLCQFGLMPLVAFLLALVFALDEVAAVAVLLCGCCPGGNLSNIMSLLVDGDMNLSIIMTTSSTLLALLLMPLCLWLYSRAWINTPLVRLLPLGAVSLTLCSTLLPIGLGVLIRYRYPRLADILLKVSLWSLLLTLVILFILTGTMLGPELLATIPATVYVVAVLMPLAGYGCGYGVATLFHLPPHCKRTVSLETGCQNVQLCTAILKLTFPPQLIGSMYMFPLLYALFQAAEAGLIVLAYKIYGKDFYKQDTLGGEEEDTDISYKKLKEEEVVDTSYGTVTAENRGSVHMESTQTAL